Proteins found in one Microbacterium sp. LWS13-1.2 genomic segment:
- the pyrE gene encoding orotate phosphoribosyltransferase produces MTVASTPALEADRQYLIALIQDEAVFHGDFTLSSGKKATYYVDMRKLTLDHRAAPSIGRIMLDLIRDVDGIVAVGGLTLGADPIANAVMHESARTHKPLDAFVVRKEPKDHGRGRQVEGADVAGKRVVVLEDTSTTGQSALKAVEALRREGAEPVAVAVIVDRKTGAQAAVEAEGLQWLAAIDLDDLGLEPQ; encoded by the coding sequence ATGACCGTCGCCTCCACGCCCGCGCTCGAAGCCGATCGCCAGTACCTGATCGCCCTCATCCAGGACGAGGCGGTGTTCCACGGGGACTTCACGCTCTCGAGCGGCAAGAAGGCGACGTACTACGTCGACATGCGCAAGCTCACCCTCGACCACCGGGCGGCGCCGTCCATCGGACGCATCATGCTCGACCTCATCCGCGACGTCGACGGCATCGTCGCGGTCGGCGGGCTCACGCTCGGCGCCGACCCCATCGCGAACGCCGTGATGCACGAGTCCGCCCGCACCCACAAGCCGCTCGACGCGTTCGTCGTGCGCAAGGAGCCCAAGGACCACGGCCGCGGGCGCCAGGTGGAGGGGGCGGATGTCGCGGGCAAGCGTGTCGTCGTGCTCGAAGACACCTCGACCACGGGTCAGTCCGCGCTCAAGGCCGTCGAGGCGCTGCGCCGCGAGGGAGCGGAGCCCGTGGCCGTCGCCGTCATCGTCGACCGCAAGACCGGGGCCCAGGCCGCCGTCGAGGCCGAGGGCCTGCAGTGGCTGGCGGCGATCGACCTCGACGACCTCGGGCTCGAACCCCAGTAG
- a CDS encoding YdeI/OmpD-associated family protein, which yields MGALDDGEMVEAADAAAWRAWLDANHRTSKGAWLVRARPGSDLEFVAYEDAIQQALCFGWIDGPVRSFDERRGGLWFAPRRPSSGWAATNKARVAQLEADGLLMEAGIRAIELAQQNGSWTVLDNAEALREPDDLAAALDAVPTARSAWDAFPPSTRKIGIASVDAARRAETRAARIAKVVADAAEGRRP from the coding sequence ATGGGTGCGCTCGACGACGGCGAGATGGTGGAGGCAGCGGATGCCGCGGCGTGGCGTGCGTGGCTGGACGCGAACCATCGCACGTCCAAGGGTGCGTGGCTGGTGCGGGCACGGCCGGGTTCGGACCTCGAGTTCGTCGCCTACGAGGACGCGATCCAGCAGGCGCTGTGCTTCGGCTGGATCGACGGCCCCGTGCGCTCGTTCGATGAGCGCCGCGGCGGGTTGTGGTTCGCCCCGCGACGCCCCTCGAGCGGCTGGGCGGCGACCAACAAGGCGCGGGTCGCGCAGCTCGAGGCCGACGGCCTGCTCATGGAAGCCGGCATCCGTGCCATCGAACTCGCCCAGCAGAACGGATCGTGGACCGTGCTCGACAACGCCGAGGCGCTGCGCGAGCCCGACGACCTCGCCGCGGCCCTCGACGCGGTCCCGACCGCGCGCAGCGCATGGGACGCCTTCCCGCCCTCGACCCGCAAGATCGGCATCGCGAGCGTCGACGCGGCCCGCCGGGCCGAGACGCGCGCCGCGCGCATCGCGAAGGTCGTCGCGGATGCCGCTGAGGGGAGGCGCCCGTGA
- a CDS encoding RNA polymerase sigma-70 factor, translating to MSTAHLDDPFVEHRNLLFTVAYEMLGSAADAEDVLQESWLRWAAVDHANVQEPRAYLVRIVTRQALNHLRTVSRRREDYVGEWLPEPLLTSPDVAEDVELAENLSIAMLTVLETLGPAERAVFVLREVFDVPYDEIADAVGKTPAAVRQIAHRAKDHVAARRPRVRVVPAEHEEAVERLVAALNTGDLQGLMDVLAPEVVSVADGGGKVRGAARRPVVGAERLARYLIGGMSKLEGTLVASATWVNGQPGIRVELDGQLAGVVSLTVEGGRITRIYSIANPDKLGWLDVEAEVGR from the coding sequence ATGAGCACCGCCCACCTCGACGATCCGTTCGTGGAGCATCGCAACCTGCTCTTCACGGTGGCGTACGAGATGCTCGGCTCGGCCGCCGACGCCGAGGACGTGCTGCAGGAGTCGTGGCTGCGCTGGGCCGCGGTGGACCACGCGAACGTGCAGGAGCCGCGCGCCTACCTCGTGCGCATCGTGACGCGCCAGGCGCTCAACCACCTGCGCACGGTGTCGCGGCGCCGAGAGGACTACGTGGGCGAGTGGCTCCCCGAACCGCTGCTCACGAGCCCTGACGTGGCGGAAGACGTCGAGCTCGCCGAGAACCTCTCGATCGCGATGCTCACCGTGCTCGAGACGCTCGGCCCCGCCGAGCGCGCCGTGTTCGTCCTGCGCGAGGTGTTCGACGTGCCGTACGACGAGATCGCGGATGCCGTGGGCAAGACGCCTGCGGCCGTGCGGCAGATCGCGCACCGGGCGAAGGACCATGTCGCCGCCCGGCGACCGCGTGTGCGCGTGGTGCCCGCGGAGCACGAGGAGGCGGTAGAGCGGCTCGTCGCGGCGCTCAACACGGGCGACCTGCAGGGGCTGATGGACGTGCTCGCGCCCGAAGTCGTGTCGGTCGCCGACGGCGGCGGCAAGGTGCGGGGTGCCGCGCGGCGTCCGGTCGTCGGCGCGGAGCGCCTCGCGCGCTACCTCATCGGCGGCATGTCGAAGCTCGAGGGCACGCTCGTCGCGTCGGCGACCTGGGTCAACGGCCAGCCGGGGATCCGGGTGGAGCTCGACGGTCAGCTCGCCGGCGTCGTCAGCCTGACCGTCGAGGGCGGGCGCATCACGCGGATCTACTCGATCGCGAACCCCGACAAGCTCGGGTGGCTCGATGTGGAGGCGGAGGTCGGGCGCTGA
- a CDS encoding carboxymuconolactone decarboxylase family protein codes for MTATTRIPATEVNGVYGALVKAAARKMIGRVPDSVGVLWHHKAVMKDAMGIGQKVEHWHELDPDLATYAAMAAAATIGCSFCLDFNYFASHNRGVDAAKVREVPRWRESAVFTPLERQVMEYAEAASQTPPAVTDELSDALLAQLGEAGLIELAARVAFMNMSARMNVALGIRSEQFADSCGLPPLAQRPAVAARA; via the coding sequence ATGACTGCGACGACCCGCATCCCCGCGACCGAGGTCAACGGCGTCTACGGCGCCCTGGTCAAGGCGGCCGCCCGGAAGATGATCGGCCGTGTGCCCGACTCGGTCGGCGTGCTGTGGCACCACAAGGCCGTGATGAAGGACGCGATGGGCATCGGGCAGAAGGTCGAGCACTGGCACGAGCTCGACCCGGACCTGGCGACGTACGCCGCAATGGCGGCAGCGGCGACCATCGGCTGCAGCTTCTGCCTCGACTTCAACTACTTCGCGTCGCACAACCGCGGCGTCGACGCCGCCAAGGTCCGCGAGGTCCCGCGCTGGCGCGAATCTGCGGTCTTCACGCCGCTCGAGCGTCAGGTCATGGAGTACGCCGAGGCTGCGAGCCAGACGCCGCCGGCGGTGACCGACGAGCTGTCCGACGCGCTGCTCGCCCAGCTCGGAGAGGCGGGACTCATCGAGCTCGCGGCACGCGTCGCGTTCATGAACATGTCGGCCCGCATGAACGTGGCGCTCGGCATCCGCTCCGAGCAGTTCGCGGACTCCTGCGGTCTGCCGCCCCTGGCCCAGCGACCGGCCGTCGCGGCCCGCGCGTAG